In Cryptococcus tetragattii IND107 chromosome 5, whole genome shotgun sequence, one genomic interval encodes:
- a CDS encoding signal recognition particle protein SRP54: MVLADLGTRLHGAWNQLSKASVIDDKVIDSVLKELCAALLESDVNVKLVASLRSKVKAKVKKSLEESEKAGGREANKKNVVQKAVFDELVTLVDPGTEPYKPVKGKTNVLMAVGIQGAGKTTTCTKLAVHYQRRGFRTCLVCADTFRAGAFDQLKQNATKAKIPFYGSYTETDPVAIASLGVEKFRKERFDVIIVDTSGRHKQESELFEEMVAIGAAVKPNMTLMVLDASIGQAAEGQSRAFKDSADFGAIIVTKLDGHAKGGGAISAVAATKTPIIFLGTGEHLNDLERFAPQPFISKLLGMGDMQGLVEHMQDMARANPDRQKDLAKKLEQGKFTIRDWREQLSNIMNMGSISKIASMIPGLPAGIMDGNEEEASAKLKRLIFITDAMRADELDSDGSIFVSYDKEGNPVGLNKRAKRVAKGSGTSLRELEDLLVQARMMAGMAKQAGGQNGWMSTMQKMQAAAGGKPLGPNGQPSPAQIEAMRKAMPPELVRKLRAAGPQGAQKMMQDMMGGMGGMPGMGGAGGPGGMDLGNMMRMLGGGGGGGGMPNMSQMQEMMKGMGMGGGGGMPDMSQLMKMMGGSG, encoded by the exons ATGGTGTTAGCGGATCTTGGAACACGGCTTCACGGCGCTTGGAACCAACTTTCAAAAGCCTCAGTAATCGACGACAAG GTCATCGACAGTGTCCTCAAAGAACTATGTGCAGCCTTGTTGGAATCGGATGTCAACGTCAAACTCGTAGCCTCACTTCGATCCAAAGTAAAAGCAAAG GTCAAGAAGAGCCTggaagaaagtgaaaaggcgggaggaagggaagcgaacaagaagaatgtCGTGCAGAAGGCTGTTTTCGACGAGCTCGTCACTTTGGTGGACCCGGGAACGGAGCCTTACAAGCCAGTGAAGGGGAAGACGAATGTCTTGATGGCTGTCGGTATTCAA GGTGCTGGTAAAACCACAACTTGTACGAAACTTGCCGTCCATTACCAACGAAGAGGATTCCGCACTTGTCTTGTTTGTGCCGATACTTTCCGTGCTGGTGCCTTTGACCAGTTAAAACA AAATGCAACCAAAGCCAAGATCCCCTTCTATGGTAGTTATACCGAAACAGACCCTGTGGCAATTGCTTCTTTGGGTGTGGAGAAGTTCCGGAAAGAAAGGTTCGATGTGATTATCGTCGATACTTCTGGTCGTCACAAGCAAGAGTCCGAGCtgtttgaggagatggtggcCATTGGTGCTGCTGTCAAACCA AATATGACATTAATGGTCCTTGATGCGTCCATAGGTCAAGCTGCCGAAGGTCAATCTCGTGCTTTTAAGGATTCTGCCGACTTTGGAGCTATCATCGTGACCAAGCTGGATGGACATGCCAAGGGTGGTGGTGCCATTTCTGCCGTGGCGGCCACCAAAACACCTATCATTTTCCTTGGTACTGGTGAACACCTCAACGACCTAGAACGATTCGCGCCTCAGCCTTTTATCTCCAAGCTTTTGGGCATGGGTGATATGCAAGGACTTGTAGAACATAT GCAAGATATGGCACGAGCAAACCCCGATAGACAAAAAGACCTCgccaagaagctcgagCAAGGCAAGTTCACCATCCGTGACTGGCGAGAACAGTTGTCGAATATTATGAACAT GGGCTCTATCTCCAAGATCGCCTCCATGATCCCTGGTCTGCCGGCGGGCATAATGGACGGtaatgaggaagaggcttCCGCCAAGCTCAAGCGTCTGATTTTTATTACCGATGCCATGCGTGCCGACGAACTGGATTCTGATGGTAGCATCTTTGTGTCTTACGATAAGGAAGGGAACCCGGTCGGCCTCAACAAACGGGCAAAGAGAGTGGCAAAAGGAAGTGGTACGAGTCTGAGGgagttggaggatttgCTGGTGCAGGCGAGAATGATGGCTGGAATGGCCAAGCAAGCTGGTGGTCAAAATGGATG GATGTCAACGATGCAGAAGATGCAAGCTGCAGCCGGTGGGAAACCACTTGGACCCAACGGTCAACCTTCCCCTGCGCAAATTGAGGCTATGCGAAAGGCCATGCCTCCAGAGCTTGTCCGCAAGTTACGTGCCGCTGGTCCCCAGGGTGctcagaagatgatgcaaGATATGATGGGTGGCATGGGCGGAATGCCTGGTATGGGAGGTGCTGGCGGACCTGGTGGTATGGATTTGGGCAatatgatgaggatgttgggaggtggtggtggcggtggtgggatGCCCAACATGAGTCAGatgcaagagatgatgaagggcaTGGGTATGGGAGGTGGCGGCGGTATGCCAG ATATGAGTCaattgatgaagatgatgggcGGCAGCGGTTAA
- a CDS encoding serine/threonine-protein phosphatase PP2A catalytic subunit: protein MSANDDVDAWIAQLMQCKPLSEPEVKKLCDKAREVLMEESNVQPVRCPVTVCGDIHGQFHDLSELFRIGGNSPDTNYLFMGDYVDRGYYSVETVTLLVALKLRYRDRVTILRGNHESRQITQVYGFYDECLRKYGNANVWKFFTDLFDYLPLTALIDNQIFCLHGGLSPSIDTLDHIRSIDRIQEVPHEGPMCDLLWSDPDDRCGWGISPRGAGYTFGQDISEAFNHNNGLTLVARAHQLVMEGFAWSQERNVVTIFSAPNYCYRCGNQAAILEVDDSLKYTFLQFDPAPRAGEPLVTRRPPDYFL, encoded by the exons ATGTCGGCCAACGACGACGTCGATGCCTGGATTGCCCAATTGATGCAATGCAAGCCTCTAAGCGAGCCCGAAGTGAAGAAGCTATGTGATAAG GCGCGAGAAGTTCTGATGGAAGAATCCAACGTTCAACCTGTGAGGTGTCCCGTCACAGTCTGTGGTGACATTCATGGTCAATTC CACGACCTTTCAGAACTCTTCCGTATCGGCGGCAACTCTCCTGACACAAACTACCTTTTCATGGGAGATTATGTCGACCGAGGGTACTACTCTGTGGAGACCGTCACGCTTCTGGTTGCGCTCAAATTGCGGTACCGAGATCGTGTGACTATTTTGCGAGGAAACCATGAGTCTCGTCAGATCACCCAGGTTTATGGTTTCTACGACGAGTGTTTAAGAAAATACGGCAATGCCAATGTCTGGAAATTCTTCACCGACTTGTTTGACTATCTCCCTCTGACTGCATTGATTGACAACCAA ATCTTCTGTCTTCACGGTGGTCTGTCGCCGTCAATCGACACCCTTGACCACATTCGATCTATTGACCGTATTCAGGAGGTTCCTCACGAGGGCCCCATGTGTGATCTTCTTTGGTCAGACCCTGACGACAGGTGCGGTTGGGGTATCAGTCCTCGAGGGGCTGGTTACACTTTTGGTCAAGATATCTCGGAGGCTTTCA ACCATAACAACGGGCTTACATTGGTCGCGCGAGCACATCAATTGGTCATGGAAGGTTTCGCCTGGTCACAAGAACGAAATGTCGTCACCATATTCTCAGCCCCCAACTATTGTTACCGATGCGGCAATCAGGCTGCTATCCTTGAAGTGGATGACTCGCTCAAATACACCTT CCTTCAATTCGATCCTGCACCTCGGGCTGGTGAACCTCTGGTGACCCGTAGACCCCCAGACTAT TTCCTTTAA